The sequence CGCGCCGGAATCGTATTGGCAAATTGGATTAATGGCGCATCATAAAAAGGATGGCGCACTTCCACGCCGTTAAGCGCCGCACTTCGATCATACACAGTGACAGATTTTTCCGTACCCTGCATTCTCGTCGAAATGCCATAAATCAAATCGGATAAATCCTCGCCTACCACATCTTTCCCATATCGCGCCACAACGGATAACGCAATTTGGCGCGCCTCAGCGGGCGGTTCGACGAGCAACTCGCTTTGTTCCTCTAAAGAAAACAGTTTAGTGCGGTTGATCATCACCAGTTCATCAACGCTGACGCCGGCGCCGGCCTTTTGGCGCGCTTTTTCCACGCTTTTTTGTGTCATGCGCTCGAAGGTCGCTCCGGCATTGGAGCCGGTGAGGCACAAGTTGATGCCGGCATTCCTCGCCGTTTCCGAAAGAAAATATTTCGAATAGGCATTCGGCGTCAACATCGGCTCATCAAACTGACGAAGAATGCGGGGCAGCAGCAGATTGGGATCATGATTCGGCTCGATGCTGATGGCATGATGAACGCTGCCAAAGCGTTGCGCCGATCGTTCCGCCCAATAGAGATCACTGTCGAGATGTTTTTTCTCAGGGTTGGTGCGAAAGCCCAGCGTGATGGTGTGTGTTGGCACGCCGAGCATGTTCAAAATGGCAAGCACGATGGTGGAATCGATACCGCCGCTGAGAAAAATTCCGAGGCGCTCGGCGCTGCCGGCATGCCGGCGCACCGCTTGAATGACCTGCTCGCGCAATGCCGCCGCAAATGTTTGCAAATCGCCCGGCGCCGGCCGATAAGGTGGAAAGTGCCAGAACTGGCGCTTCGTCACCCGCGCACCGGAATCCATTTCCACGATTTCGCCATGAAAAACTTTATAAACATTTTCAAAAATGCTCAGCGGCGCAGGAATGTAGCCAAACGTCAAATACGCTGTCAGCGCCTCGCGGCTCACGCTGCGTTTGACGGCGGGATGAACGAGAATTCCCTTCAACTCCGAAGCGAAGATTACCGCCCCCTTCTCCACAAGGTGGCACCAATAAAGCGGCTTGCCGCCCAAAGCATCGCGCACAATGCGCAAACGCCGCTCGTTCTTGTCCCAAATTGCCAGGCCAAAATTGCCGTCCAATTTTTCTGGAAAATCAGACGGGTTTTGCTTGAGATGTTCGAGGGCGGCTGCGGTATCGCGATTTTTGTAATGTTGCCGCCACTGCGGCAGCAAAAAATCCTGGGCATTGAAAAGAGCGCCGTCCAGCAACGCAACATGATGTTCGTCTTCATGCCATTGCGGCTCGCCTGGCATTTGTGATACCGGCGCAAACACATGGCCCAGTCCCAAACCGTTCGTTTCATCACTAAAAAATCTTCGCGCCGCCGATCCCCGATGCCCGATGGCATCCAGCATCTTAGCCAAAATTTCCCGATTCGCCAATTCGGGATGACGCGGGCTGAAAACCCCGCAAATTCCACTCATAAAGTTCCTCCACAGGTTGCAGCAGTGCAGCGAGGTTAATTGGAAAACAACCTGATTATCCAGCACAACTTGAATGGTCGTTGAAAGGTAGGCGTTGCAGTTGCGGGCAATATTTATCCCTTCAATACCGCGACCGGACGAACCCGCACAACCGGCCGCGCCAACGACAACGCGGACATGGCGTGAATCACTTGGGAAATATCTTTGAACGAGCTGGGCGCCTGCTCAGCAATGTTGTCTGAGCCATAACGATAAAGCCGAATATTTTTGGCCTCCATCTCGCTATGAACTTGTTGCTCGGTGAAGCGCGCCAGCGCGTCGGGTTTGTCCATCACGCGGCCCGCGCCGTGATTGACTGAGCAAAACGTATCGATCGCCTTCTCATCGGCCACGCCGATAAAGGAATGATGTCCCATCGAACCCGGAATCGGCACGGGCTGGCCGGTTTGGGAAAACACCGGATGGCCGGCAAAGCGCGAGGGCGGCAAGGCGCTGCTGGCGCCGTGGCGATGCACCCACAGCTTTTCGCCGTTCCATTGCTCAAATTTGATACTGACGTGAGCGCAATCATAAAGCAACGGCATCGGCAGCGCATCATCGCTGAGTGTTTTGCGCATGGCAGCGCGCAGCTTTTCGG comes from Cytophagia bacterium CHB2 and encodes:
- a CDS encoding RtcB family protein, with amino-acid sequence EKAIKKGLRTFCTIGDGNHFLELQEIIEVLDHDTAKLLGLSQGKAVFMLHTGSRTLGSRMMKLYLAELEEKFRPAQNGAPIWSMPADSEEGIKYARAVSAASNFGFANRIALTEKLRAAMRKTLSDDALPMPLLYDCAHVSIKFEQWNGEKLWVHRHGASSALPPSRFAGHPVFSQTGQPVPIPGSMGHHSFIGVADEKAIDTFCSVNHGAGRVMDKPDALARFTEQQVHSEMEAKNIRLYRYGSDNIAEQAPSSFKDISQVIHAMSALSLARPVVRVRPVAVLKG